The nucleotide window GCTTTGACGATGGCATAGGGGCTGTGCTCCTTCCAGCGGTCAACCTCGGGGCTGTCAAACTTGCGGCCCATAAGACGCTTGATGGCGAAAATGGTGCGCGTGGGGTTGGTAACGGCCTGGCGTTTGGCAATATCGCCCACAAGGCGTTCCTTGTCCGTAAAAGCCACCACGGAAGGGGTGGTGCGGCCGCCTTCAGGGTTGGTGATGCATTTGGGATCCTTGCCCTCCATGACGTAAACGCAGGAGTTGGTAGTACCCAGGTCAATACCGATAATCTTGGACATATGGTGATCCTCCTCGGGGAAAGCTTTTTTCGTATAGTTTCGCGCAGCGACCGTGTCGCCCATTGGGCCGCGCAGAACGGCGCGCGCGACAAATTCTGGCAGATGGCTGCCCAACTGCGAGGTATATGTAAGTCCTTCTGACGGGTCGTCCAGAGCATTGCCGAAAAAAAACAATAAAAAGTGTGTGCTCGGAGGGGCGGAAGGCGGTTTTTTCCCCATTTTTTATATTTGACCTTTCTTTCCCAATCTTGGTAGTGAATTATTTAACTTGCGTGTCACGGCAGACACATAATCTGGAGGAATACAGTGAATATCGGCAGACGAGATCTTATCTGCGGCCTTGGCGGGCTTGCAGTTGGCGGAGCTATGCTCGGATTGGGCGGCGCCGAGGCCAATGCTGCGGAGCAGACGCAGCAGGCAGTGGGCCGCTTTGACCAGGTTGGAGGAGCCTTTGGTTGGACGCCCCACAAACTCGACCCCAAGGAATGCGCAAAGGTGGCCTATGAGGGCTACTGGCACAAGGGTTTTGGCTGTGGCTTCGGTTCGTTTTACGCTATAGTCGGCCTGATGGGCGAAAAATACGGCGCGCCGTACAATCAGTTTCCTTTTGCCATGCTTGAGGCCAACAAGGGCGGCATCTCTGACTGGGGCACCATTTGCGGCGCTCTTTATGGAGCCGCGGCCAGCTTTTCGCTGTTCTGGGGTCGCAAAGAAGTGCACCCCATGGTGAACGAACTGTTCCGCTGGTATGAAGTGACCAGACTGCCCGTGTATAATCCCGGCGACGCGGCCCAGGGCTTCAAGGGCGAGCAGCCCATGAGCGCCTCGGATTCCGTGCTCTGCCACATTTCCGTGTCCAAATGGTGTTATGAAAACAAGATTGAGGCCGACAGCAAGCAGCGTAGCGAACGCTGCGGCCGCCTCACTGCCGACACGGCCTTCAAGGCTGCGGAAATCATCAATGCCAAGATTGAGCAGGGCAAGGATTTCAAGAGCACCTTCCCCTTGCAGAAGTCCGTGAGTTCTTGCGGCGAGTGCCATATGACAAAGGGCAATGACGCCAACTGGGCCAAGGGCGTCATGGACTGCACCCCCTGCCACAGCGGCACGGCCGCCACGCAGAACAAGTTTGTGAATCATCCTTAAACCAGTGTTGCTGTCATTCAGCCGAAAGATGTGATTTTCGGCTGGATCCGCGCCATGTTGTAGCGCGCTGCATGTTTGTGCAGCGTCAGCGCATGGACACTTTTTCAAAGGCAAAAAACTTTAGTCGCCGTGACGAGTTACTGGATTGAGTGTCGGGGGCGTCGGCAAACGGCCCTGGCAGATGAACAAGGGTAGGCCTTTCCTGAGGAAAGGCCTACCCTTGCGTTTTGCGGCATGCACGGGAGTGGTGCGCATTTGAAACCGTCCGGTGGCTGGAGCAGAAAGACGGGGTGAAATATTTCATATTTCAGTGTTGTTATTCTGCTTTTTCGCGATGCCATTGTGCTGAAAGCAGTGGTTTTCAACCGAGTCAGCGCAAGAGAAAAGGCTTGCTGCACATGGCGCAATGTCATCATGTGACATGATTCACATTGTCGTATTGCTCTTTGGACGTCACGGCGTTGCAAAGCGGGGCGAAAAAAGGTTTGGGCCTAAAAACAAGCGACATCCGCCGGAAATTTCCAGCGGATGTCGCTCGTGGGCGTATGCCCGAATATGCGCGCGGGGCGCGGCCTGACGTCAGGACTGTTACTACGAAACGGCCTGTTATGCCCGGACAGCGTGCGTTTTTGATTCCGCTTCTGCGGCGAGGGCCTGTTGTTTGTCTTCCTGGCGGATGACGTCCAGGATGCCGGTGACAACGCTGACCTGCCCGGCCATGTCGCTGACCTGACGCGCGGCCATATCCATGGCTTCGGCGATGTGGGCGCTCAGGGTATTCACTTCAGCGATATTGCGGTTGATTTCTTCAGAAGCGGCGGACTGTTCCGTGGCTGCGGCGGCAATGGCCGAAACGCGCGAACTGGAGTCGCCGGCGAGGTTTGAGATGCGCTCCAGCGACTGGCCGGATTCTTCGGCCATACGGCCCACTTCCTCAATGGAGGTCACGGTGCCGTCGACAGTGGTGGAGCTTTTGCCGGTGCCTTCCTGAATGGTGGCAATGGCGGTTTCCACCTCGCGGGTGGCGCTCATGGTTTTTTCTGCCAGCTTGCGCACTTCATCGGCCACCACGGCAAAGCCGCGTCCGGCCTCGCCCGCGCGGGCAGCCTCAATGGCGGCGTTGAGCGCCAGCAGGTTGGTCTGGTCGGCAATGTCGCGGATAAGCGTGAGTACCGTGCCGATGTCCTTGGCCTGCTTGTCCAGATCGGCCATGTCGCCCTTGAGCCCGCTGGACTGCTGCTGCACGCTCTGCATGCTCTGTATGGTGCGCAGCACTATGCCTGCGCCGTCCTGCGCATGCCCCTGCACCGAGGTGGCGGCCTCCGCCGCGCCTTCGGCGTTGTGGGCCACTTCAAGAACAGTGGCGTTCATCTCGTTCATGGCAGTGGCTGTTTCGGCCATGCGGTCGGCGGCTATGCCCGCCTTGTCGCGCACATCGCCCAGAGAGGCGTTGAGGGAGTCGGCCGCCCTTTGCAGGTGCGAAACCACGGCCTCAAGCTGCGTCACGGTGGACATTCTGGCCTGATGCGCGGCGGCAGCGGCCTTTTTTTCAAGAAGTACTTTTTCGGTAATATCTTCGCCTATTTCCACATGTCCCACGGTTTTGCCCTGTGAGTCCTTCAGGTAATCCAGCATAATCTGCATGGTCTTGCCGTTGGGCATGTGGTTGATGACCTGTTTGTTGCCAAGGCGGAGCTGCTCAATGCCGCATTCGGGCGTATTACAGATGTTGCCCTGCTTTTCGGAGCAGTGTTTGCCCACCACGTCCGACTGACAGGTTTTTTGCATGCTTCCGAGGGCATTGGTATTACAGAACGTCCAGACCATGTCGTTGTCTGTGACGGAAATGGACAGGGGCAGGGTATTGAGT belongs to Desulfovibrio sp. and includes:
- a CDS encoding split-Soret cytochrome c, with product MNIGRRDLICGLGGLAVGGAMLGLGGAEANAAEQTQQAVGRFDQVGGAFGWTPHKLDPKECAKVAYEGYWHKGFGCGFGSFYAIVGLMGEKYGAPYNQFPFAMLEANKGGISDWGTICGALYGAAASFSLFWGRKEVHPMVNELFRWYEVTRLPVYNPGDAAQGFKGEQPMSASDSVLCHISVSKWCYENKIEADSKQRSERCGRLTADTAFKAAEIINAKIEQGKDFKSTFPLQKSVSSCGECHMTKGNDANWAKGVMDCTPCHSGTAATQNKFVNHP
- a CDS encoding methyl-accepting chemotaxis protein, with product MNITLSLRMIIFFIVSLVLACTAMLVSFNLIMADGFSSPQMWKTLLGGLAVVVPIGAIGAVLINSWLSPIRKCVIFAEAISAGHEDAKLEVYRTDCLGHLAESLRTMVSKLEAQAHWYESILNTLPLSISVTDNDMVWTFCNTNALGSMQKTCQSDVVGKHCSEKQGNICNTPECGIEQLRLGNKQVINHMPNGKTMQIMLDYLKDSQGKTVGHVEIGEDITEKVLLEKKAAAAAHQARMSTVTQLEAVVSHLQRAADSLNASLGDVRDKAGIAADRMAETATAMNEMNATVLEVAHNAEGAAEAATSVQGHAQDGAGIVLRTIQSMQSVQQQSSGLKGDMADLDKQAKDIGTVLTLIRDIADQTNLLALNAAIEAARAGEAGRGFAVVADEVRKLAEKTMSATREVETAIATIQEGTGKSSTTVDGTVTSIEEVGRMAEESGQSLERISNLAGDSSSRVSAIAAAATEQSAASEEINRNIAEVNTLSAHIAEAMDMAARQVSDMAGQVSVVTGILDVIRQEDKQQALAAEAESKTHAVRA